Below is a window of Vibrio fortis DNA.
ATAAATCGCCTGTAGCTCACTTAGCTTATCTCGACGCCATTGTTGGCTCTGTATCATTCGACATGCAGCACTCAATGCGTAGGCTTGAGCTGGAGGTATCGCCGTTGAGTAGACATGATGTCTTGCGAACTGGGTTAAATAGTCTCCAACTTCTTTACTGCAAAGAATCGCGGCACCAGATAAGCCAAACGCTTTACCAAATGTCACCACGAGTAACTCAGGCTTAACACCCGCGGCTACGCAACTCCCAGTGCCATAATCACCTAAGACGCCAATACCATGAGCATCATCGACCGCTAACCAAGCATCATGTTGCTGGGTCTGCTTTACAATCTCGTTCAAGGGAGCCTGATCGCCATCCATACTAAAGACGCCTTCAGTTACCACCAACGCATTATCTGAGACAGTAAGCTGCGAAACCAAATGAGCAACATCGTTGTGCTTGAAGCGTTTCATTCTTGCAGGCGACAACGCCCCCGCTTCCATTAGCGAAGCGTGATTCAAACGGTCTTGAATGAGGGTGTCGTTTTTATCGAGAAGGGAAAACAGCAACGCCTGATTGGCGCCAAAGCCAGAGCTAAACAGAATCGCACGCTCATAGCCTAACCATTCGCATAGCTGCGACTCTAGATTCTGATGTGCTGCGCTAAAGCCTGTCACCAGTGGTGAAGCACCACTACCCGCACCGTATTGACTCAGTCCGTCTTGCCAAGCTGACACGAGCTCTGGATCATTCGCCAAGCCTAAATAGTCGTTGCTAGAAAAGTTACTGTATACCTTCGAACCCAGCTCAATTTCAGAGCGACTGACCGGATTAAGCACATTAATCTGACGGTTGAGCCCTTGCTGAAGGCGATCAGTAAGGGCTTTTTGAATACGAGAATTAAACGCTGGCATCGTAGAACATGTCATCTTTCGTTGGACGAGCC
It encodes the following:
- the bioF gene encoding 8-amino-7-oxononanoate synthase, translated to MPAFNSRIQKALTDRLQQGLNRQINVLNPVSRSEIELGSKVYSNFSSNDYLGLANDPELVSAWQDGLSQYGAGSGASPLVTGFSAAHQNLESQLCEWLGYERAILFSSGFGANQALLFSLLDKNDTLIQDRLNHASLMEAGALSPARMKRFKHNDVAHLVSQLTVSDNALVVTEGVFSMDGDQAPLNEIVKQTQQHDAWLAVDDAHGIGVLGDYGTGSCVAAGVKPELLVVTFGKAFGLSGAAILCSKEVGDYLTQFARHHVYSTAIPPAQAYALSAACRMIQSQQWRRDKLSELQAIYHEGMKELTGYVETNTPIKPFMVGQSEHAISIANRMKESGIWMTAIRPPTVPVGTARLRITLTANHSSEQVSQLTHSLKSALQAQREVE